Within Caulobacter segnis, the genomic segment AGCTCCAAGGATCCCGACGAGATCATCACGGTGGTCAAGAACATCGGCGTCACCTTCGGCGGCATCAATCTGGAGGACATCAAGAGCCCCGAGTGTTTCCGCATCGAGACCGAGCTGCAGGACCTGCTGGACATCCCGGTGTTCCACGACGACCAGCACGGCACGGCCATCATCTGCGCCGCCGGCCTGATCAACGCCTGCCACATCACCGGCAAGAAGCTGGAGGACGTGAAGGTCGTGCTGAACGGTCCTGGCGCGGCGGGCATCGCCTCGCTGGAGCTGATCAAGGCCATGGGCGTGCGCCCGGGCAATGTCATCGCGGTCGACTCCAAGGGCGTGCTCTACGAGGGCCGCACCGAGGGCATGAACCAGTGGAAGAGCGCCCACGCGGTCAAGACCGACAAGCGCACCCTGGCCGATGCGGTTGAAGGCGCCGACGTGCTGCTGGGACTTTCCGCCAAGGGTGCCTTCACGCCTGAGATGATCGCGACGATGGCCCCCAATCCGGTCATCTTCGCCATGGCCAATCCTGATCCCGAGATCACGCCCGAAGAGGTGCACAAGGTCCGCAAGGACGCGATCATGGGCACGGGCCGGTCGGACTATCCCAACCAGGTCAACAACGTCCTGGGCTTCCCCTACATCTTCCGCGGCGCGCTGGACGTGCGGGCCCGCCGCGTCAATCACGAGATGAAGATCGCCTGCGCCCAGGCTCTGGCCATGCTGGCCCGCGAGGACGTGCCAGATGAGGTCGCCGCCGCCTATCATGGCCGTCAGCTGAAGTTCGGCCCCAACTACATCATTCCGTCGGCCTTCGATCCGCGCCTGATCTGGTACGTGCCGCCGTTCGTGGCCCAGGCGGCGATGGACACCGGCGTCGCCCGCCGGCCGATCGCCGACATGGACGCCTATCGCGCCAGCCTGGCCCAGCGCCTGGATCCGACCGCCGGCTTCCTGCAGAAGATCTCGGGCGCGGTCCTGGCCAATCCCAAGCGCATCGTGTTCGCCGAGGGCGAGGATCCCAGCGTCATCCGCGCCGCCTACGCCTATCAGACCGGCGGCTATGGCCGGGCCATCCTGTGCGGCCGCGAGAACCTGGTGCACGAGAACATGAAGCTGGTCGGCCTGGATCCCGAGACCGCCGACCTGGAGATCGTCAACGCCCGGCTGTCCGATCGCAATCCGGACTATGTCGACGCCCTCTATTCGCGCCTGCAACGCCAGGGCTATCTGAAGCGCGACGTCCAGCGCCTGATCAACCAGGACCGCAACAGCTTCGCCGCCTCAATGGTGGCGCTGGGCGAGGCCGACGGCATGGTCACCGGCGTGACCCGCAGCTTCGACCAGGCGCTGGAAGAGGTGTTGCGGGTGATCGACCCGGCCCCCGGCGGCCGGATCATGGGCATGTCGGTGGTGCTGGCCAAGGGCCGCACGATCTTCGTGGCCGACACCAACGTCACCGAGCTGCCCGAAGCCGACGAGATCGTCGAGATCGCCTGCGAGGCGGCTCGCGCCGTCAAGCGCCTGGGCTTCAAGCCGCGCGTGGCCTTCATGAGCTACTCGACCTTCGGCAATCCGATGGGCCTGCGCTCGGAGAAGGTGCGCGAGGCGGTGGCCATGCTCGACGAGATGACCGTCGACTTCGAGTACGAGGGCGAGATGCCGCCCGAGCTGGCCCTGGATCCTGAAAAGCGCGCCAACTATCCGTTCATGCGCCTGACCGACAGCGCCAACATCCTGATCATGCCGGCCATCCACTCGGCCTCGATCGCCACCAAGCTGGTGCAGTCGCTGGGCGGCGCCACGGTGATCGGGCCGGTGCTGCTGGGCCTGGGCAAATCGGTGCAGATTGCGCCGCTGTCCGCCTCGGTGTCCAAGATCCTGAACATGGCGATGATGGCCGCCTACGACCAACCGGAGGATGACGCGGCGGCGTAGGCTCGGCCAAAGCCGCCGCGACAGGGCGCCGCACGCTCTTCAACGCCGGGCGTCCGGTCCCATCTAAATCCTGTCGGCAACAGTACGCCGACGCGTAAGCCCTCCGGCCGGCGTCCAACCCCTTGCGGCGCCGGCCGGCCCTTACAAGGGATGGAGCGGCCAGCGCCGCTGGCCCCCACCTGACCACGCTGCGCGTGGTCGTCCGCCCCCAAAGGGGGCGGAAGGTGATCCCCGCCGTCCTTCTTCCCCCTCCGGGGGAGGAGCGCCGCAGGCGCGGAGGGGGCGAGTAAGGGGATTAGAGCGGCTGTATCCTCGGAATTCACGATATCGAACCCAGCGAAATCAAGCGCTTGTCGATTTTACGCGCTCTTGAATGATCCGCGTTGAATCCCACCCTCATACTGCTTGTCACCTGATGGCTCGGAAGGGACGTCCGGCCGGCGATCGAGACGGCTGTCAGGGGTGGTCGAGCGGGAAGCGCTCGCCGGGTCTCTCTCGGGAGGCTCGTCTTCGCGACGGATCCAGATGCGGGCTCCCTGAAACATCGGGACGAAGCCCCAGATCCTTCCCTTAGGGGGCGGCGAAGATCAGGCGAACGCGGCAGGTCCGGGCTGAAATCGCCCGAGCGTTCCGGGACCGGGGTCGTCGCCCTGGCCCGCCCGTCGGGGGCCTCTCGTGGGAGCGGGTTAAGACCCCGCCGCCTCGCGGGCTCACCGAATAACGAACTACGCGGAGCGTCCTGGCTTCGTCGAAACGGTATCAAACTGCTCATCCTCCGGGCGACGCCCGGCGCTCCGCGTCCCTTTCCATGCCTTCAGCGGCACGCCGCGTGAAGCGGCGCCGTCGTGCGACAACGCGTCTCTTGAGCGACTCGCTCAGCAGGCGGACGCTTCTCCTCTCTTTCGCGTGGAGTGTCCTCGATGGCGTTCAGTGCGTTCGAACTGCAGCTGCAGGGCTATGGCCTGACCACGGCCGAGATCCATTATCACCTGCCCGATCACCCCCACCTGCTGCAGCTCTATGTCTGGCAGGAGTACGACCTGGCCCCGAAATTCCCGACCCTGAAGGGCTTCCTCGACTTCTGGAGCCGCGAGCTGGACGGGGTGCTGCACTCGGTCAGCATCGCCCACAACCGGCTGGTCGGACCCCGCGAATGGCGGGCCGTGAACGGGGTGCTCACGCTGCATTGAGATTTGCTGGGCTTGCGCCAGGGCCTTCCGGACCGTAACTCCCCCGCGATGACCACGGCCAAGATCTGCGGACTGTCGACGCCCGAGACGGTGAAGGCCGCCTTCGACGGCGGGGCGGCTTTCCTGGGCTTCGTCTTCTTCGAGAAGAGCCCGCGCAACGTCGCGCCCGAAACGGCGGCGCGGCTGGTCGAGCCGGTTCGCGGTCGCGGCGTGAAGACGGTGGCCGTGACGGTCGATCCCGACGACGCCCTGATCGACCGCCTGATGGCCACGATGAAGCCCGACCTGATCCAGGTGCATGGCAAGGAGACGCCCTCGCGGGTCCGCGAGATCGCCGCCCGGTCCGGCGTCGGCGTGATCAAGGCCTTCTCGGTCGCCGCGTCGGCCGATGTCGACCAGGCCGCCGCCTTCGACTCCGTCGCCGAGCACCTGATGTTCGACGCCAAGCCCGTGGAAGGTTCCGCCTTGCCGGGCGGCACGGGCGCAAGGTTCGACTGGGGACTGCTCGAAGGCCGGCGTTTTTCTCGCCCACATTTCCTGGCCGGAGGGCTGGACCCATGGAACGTCGCCGAGGCGATCCGGGTCTCCGGAACCCCGATCGTCGACGTTTCCTCTGGCGTGGAGCGCGGTCCGGGCCTAAAGGACCCCGCTCTGATCTCGGCGTTTCTCGACGCCGTCAAACGCGTCTAGCTTTTGGATGAGCCTTTGAACGCCCCCAACAAGCCTAACGACTGGTCCGCCTATCCGGACGCCAAGGGCCGCTTCGGCGACTATGGCGGCCTCTATGTGGCCGAAACCCTGATGCCGCTCGTGCTCGAGCTGGACCGCGCCTACACCGAGGCCAAGAACGATCCCAGCTTCCAGAAAGAGCTGAAGGGCTACCTGACCCATTATGTGGGCCGCCCTTCGCCGCTCTATTTCGCCGAACGGCTCAGCAAGCATCTCGGCGGCGCCAAGATCTATTTCAAGCGCGAGGAGCTGAACCACACCGGCGCGCACAAGATCAACAACTGCATGGGCCAGATCCTGCTGGCCCAGCGCATGGGCAAGACGCGGATCATCGCCGAGACCGGCGCCGGCCAGCACGGCGTGGCCAGCGCGACCGTCACGGCCCGCTTCGGCCTGCCCTGCGTCGTCTATATGGGCGCCGTCGACGTCGCCCGGCAGAAGCCCAATGTCTTCCGCATGAACCTCCTGGGCGCCGAAGTGCGACCGGTGACCTCGGGCGCGGCGACCCTGAAGGACGCCATGAACGAGGCGATGCGCGACTGGGTCACCAACGTGCACGACACCTACTACATGATCGGCACCGCCGCCGGTCCGCACCCCTATCCCGCCATGGTCCGAGACTTCCAGGCGGTGATCGGCAGCGAGACCCGCGAACAGATCCAGGAAGCCGAGGGCCGGCTTCCAGACGCCGTCGTGGCCTGCGTCGGCGGTGGTTCGAACGCCATCGGCATGTTCCACCCGTTCCTGGCCGACGAGAGCGTCAAGATCTACGGCGTCGAGGCCTCGGGCCACGGGCTGGAGACCGACAAGCACGCCGCGTCCCTGACCGGCGGCCGCCCAGGCGTGCTGCACGGCAACAAGACCTACCTGCTGCAGGACGACGACGGCCAGATCCTGGACGCCCACTCGATCTCGGCGGGGCTGGACTATCCGGGCATCGGGCCGGAGCACTCGTTCCTGCACGACATCGGCCGGGCCCAATACCTGACCTGCACCGACGACGAGGCCCTGAAGGCCTTCCAGCTGTGCGCCGAACTCGAGGGCATCATTCCCGCCCTGGAAAGCGCCCACGCCCTGGCCAAGCTGCCCCAGCTGGCCAAGGAGATCGGCGAGGGCGGCGTGATCGTGCTCTGCCTGTCGGGCCGAGGCGACAAGGACATCTTCACCGTCGCCGACGCGCTCGGGCGGACGATCTAGAGGCCGTATGACCAAGGACCGTATCGACCGTCGCTTCGCGGCGCTGAAGGCCGGGGGCCGCGCCGCTTTCGTGGCCTATGTCATGGCCGGCGATCCGGACGCGGCGACCGCGCTCGAGATCGTCAAGGGCCTGCCGGCCGCCGGCGCCGACATCATCGAGCTGGGCTTCCCGTTCTCGGACCCGATGGCCGAGGGCCCGACCATCCAGCGCGCCAGCCAGCGCGCCCTGGCCCAGAAGATGACGCTGAACGGCACGCTGGACATCGTCCGCGCCTTCCGCGAAGGCGACCAGGACACGCCGATCATCCTGATGGGCTATCTGAATCCGCTGGTGAACCGCGGTTTCGAGACCTTCGCCAAGCAGGCCAACGAAGCCGGTGTCGACGGTCTGATCGTGGTCGATTGTCCGCCGGAAGAAGCCGATCCGCTGTCGGACGCGCTGGAGGCCGAAGGTCTCGCGCTGATCCGCCTGGCCTCGCCGACGACGGATGACAAGCGCCTGCCGGCCGTGATCCGCCGCACCTCGGGCTTCGTCTATTACGTCTCGGTCGCCGGGGTGACCGGCGTCAAGGAAGCCGACGCCGACGCCGTGGCGCCGGCGGTCGAACGCATCCGCAAGGCCTCGGGCCTGCCGGTCGCGGTCGGCTTCGGCATCCGCACGGCCGAACGCGCCGCCGAGGTGGCCCGCGTGGCCGACGCGGCGGTGGTGGGTTCGGCGCTCGTGGATGAAATCGAATCCGCGGCGCGGTTGAACGAAAACGTGACTGACAAGGTTCTTCTAAAAGCGTCGGAGCTGGCTAAGGCTGTGCGTTCGGCGCGAGTCGGGACGAAGTGAGGCTCTAAGGCTATGGCTATGGCTGAACCCCAGGACCCGAAGAAGGGCGACAAGAAAGTGGCTACCGACCGCCGAGGCGGCTGGCTGTCGCGGATCGCGCCGGGTGTGCGCGGCGCGTTCGCCAAGCGCGAGACGCCCGAGAACCTTTGGGTCAAATGCCCAGACACGGGCGAAATGATCTTCCGCTCCGACCTGGAGGCGGCCCTGTGGGTCACGCCGGCCGGTCGCCACATGCGGATCGGGCCGGAAGCCCGCTTCAAGTTCACCTTCGACGATGGCCAGTACGAGGCCCTGCCGACTCCGGCGGTCGTCGAGGATCCGCTGCACTTCTCGGATGGCAAGCCCTACAAGGACCGCCTGGTCGCGGCCCGCAAGGCGACCGGCGAGCCGGACGCCATGGCCATCGGCTACGGCAAGGTGGCCGGCGTTGACGCCGTGGTGCTGGTCCAGGACTTCGCCTTCATGGGCGGCTCGCTGGGCATGGCCGCCGGTGACGGCTTCATCGCCGCCGCCAAGGCCGCGCTGGAACGCCAGGTCCCGATGATCGCCTTCACCGCCGCCGGCGGGGCCCGCATGCAGGAAGGCGCGCTGTCGCTGATGCAGATGGCCCGCACCACCCTGGCGATCAACGAGCTGAAGGACGCGGCCCTGCCCTACGTCGTGGTCCTCACCGACCCGACCACCGGCGGCGTCACCGCCTCCTACGCCATGCTGGGCGACGTCCACCTGGCCGAGCCGGGCGCCCTGATCGGCTTCGCCGGTCCGCGCGTCATCGAGCAGACCATCCGCGAGACCCTGCCGCCGGGCTTCCAGCGCTCGGAATATCTGGTCGAAAAGGGCATGGTCGACCGCGTCACGCACCGCAAGGACCTCCCCGAGGTGCTGGGCTCGATCCTCGGCACCCTGATGATGGGCCGCAACCGCAAGGCGGCCTGAGCGCCGCCTTGGCTGAGCTGCTCCGCGCCCATGACGCCGCCCTGGAGCGGCTGAAGGCGCTGCATCCCAAGCTGATCGACCTGTCGCTGGACCGGATGCGGCGGCTGTGCGCGGCGCTGGGCGATCCGCAAGACCGCCTGCCGCCCGTCATCCACGTCGCCGGCACCAACGGCAAGGGCTCGACGGTCGCCTGTCTGCGGGCCATGGCTGAAGCCGCTGGCCTGAAGGTTCACGTCTTCACCTCGCCGCATCTGGTCCGTTTCGCCGAGCGCATCCGGCTGGCCGGGACCCTGATCACCGACGCCCACCTGGCCGGCGTGCTGGACCGGGTCGAGGCCGCCAATGCCGGCCAGCCGATCACCTTCTTCGAGATCACCACGGCCGCGGCCTTCGTCGCCTTCGCCGAGGTTCCGGCCGATCTCTGCATCATCGAGGTCGGACTGGGCGGCATACTCGACGCGACCAACGTCGTGACGCCCAAGGTCAGCGTCATCGCCCCGGTCGACATCGATCACCGGGAGTTTCTCGGCGACACGATCGACAAGATCGCCTTCGAGAAGGCCGGGATCATCAAGCCCGGCGCCCCGGCCGTCTCGGCCCGGCAGCAGGTCCAGGCCGAGGACGTGATCGACACCGCCGCCGCCCTGGCCGGGGTCGAGTTGACCCTGATGGGCCGCGACTTCGACGCCTGGAACGAAGGCGGCCGGCTGCTGGTCCAGACGCAGGATCACCTGCTGGACCTGCCCGCGCCGTCCTTGCCGGGCGAGCACCAGTTCGCCAACGCCGGTCTGGCGGTCGCCGCCCTGCTGGCCCTGGGCGATCCGCGCATCGACGAGGCGGCCATGGGGCGCGGGATCGCGGCCACGGTCTGGCCCGCCCGCTTTCAGCGCCTGACCGCCGGCCCGTTGGCCGAGCGCGCCAAGGCGGCCGGCGCCGACCTGTGGCTGGACGGCGGCCACAATCCGCATGCCGGCCGGGCGGTCTCCCGCGCCGTCGCCGACTTGGCCGCCCGCGATGGCCGGCCGGTGGCGCTGATCTCGGGCCTGCTGGCCAACAAGGACGCGACAGGC encodes:
- a CDS encoding bifunctional folylpolyglutamate synthase/dihydrofolate synthase, whose translation is MAELLRAHDAALERLKALHPKLIDLSLDRMRRLCAALGDPQDRLPPVIHVAGTNGKGSTVACLRAMAEAAGLKVHVFTSPHLVRFAERIRLAGTLITDAHLAGVLDRVEAANAGQPITFFEITTAAAFVAFAEVPADLCIIEVGLGGILDATNVVTPKVSVIAPVDIDHREFLGDTIDKIAFEKAGIIKPGAPAVSARQQVQAEDVIDTAAALAGVELTLMGRDFDAWNEGGRLLVQTQDHLLDLPAPSLPGEHQFANAGLAVAALLALGDPRIDEAAMGRGIAATVWPARFQRLTAGPLAERAKAAGADLWLDGGHNPHAGRAVSRAVADLAARDGRPVALISGLLANKDATGFFGAFRGVAAKVFAVTFEGQAAASAAETAASAELAGLRAAACDSVEDALERALALEPTPHVLICGSLYLAGEVLAMSPETWPS
- a CDS encoding usg protein yields the protein MAFSAFELQLQGYGLTTAEIHYHLPDHPHLLQLYVWQEYDLAPKFPTLKGFLDFWSRELDGVLHSVSIAHNRLVGPREWRAVNGVLTLH
- a CDS encoding phosphoribosylanthranilate isomerase, producing MTTAKICGLSTPETVKAAFDGGAAFLGFVFFEKSPRNVAPETAARLVEPVRGRGVKTVAVTVDPDDALIDRLMATMKPDLIQVHGKETPSRVREIAARSGVGVIKAFSVAASADVDQAAAFDSVAEHLMFDAKPVEGSALPGGTGARFDWGLLEGRRFSRPHFLAGGLDPWNVAEAIRVSGTPIVDVSSGVERGPGLKDPALISAFLDAVKRV
- a CDS encoding NADP-dependent malic enzyme; the protein is MSDAERKTFTDAEALAFHRYPTPGKIAIVPTKPMATQRDLSLAYSPGVAVPVHAIAADPDLAYEYTSKGNLVAVISNGTAILGLGDLGALASKPVMEGKSVLFKRFGDVDSIDIEVSSKDPDEIITVVKNIGVTFGGINLEDIKSPECFRIETELQDLLDIPVFHDDQHGTAIICAAGLINACHITGKKLEDVKVVLNGPGAAGIASLELIKAMGVRPGNVIAVDSKGVLYEGRTEGMNQWKSAHAVKTDKRTLADAVEGADVLLGLSAKGAFTPEMIATMAPNPVIFAMANPDPEITPEEVHKVRKDAIMGTGRSDYPNQVNNVLGFPYIFRGALDVRARRVNHEMKIACAQALAMLAREDVPDEVAAAYHGRQLKFGPNYIIPSAFDPRLIWYVPPFVAQAAMDTGVARRPIADMDAYRASLAQRLDPTAGFLQKISGAVLANPKRIVFAEGEDPSVIRAAYAYQTGGYGRAILCGRENLVHENMKLVGLDPETADLEIVNARLSDRNPDYVDALYSRLQRQGYLKRDVQRLINQDRNSFAASMVALGEADGMVTGVTRSFDQALEEVLRVIDPAPGGRIMGMSVVLAKGRTIFVADTNVTELPEADEIVEIACEAARAVKRLGFKPRVAFMSYSTFGNPMGLRSEKVREAVAMLDEMTVDFEYEGEMPPELALDPEKRANYPFMRLTDSANILIMPAIHSASIATKLVQSLGGATVIGPVLLGLGKSVQIAPLSASVSKILNMAMMAAYDQPEDDAAA
- a CDS encoding acetyl-CoA carboxylase carboxyltransferase subunit beta — protein: MAMAEPQDPKKGDKKVATDRRGGWLSRIAPGVRGAFAKRETPENLWVKCPDTGEMIFRSDLEAALWVTPAGRHMRIGPEARFKFTFDDGQYEALPTPAVVEDPLHFSDGKPYKDRLVAARKATGEPDAMAIGYGKVAGVDAVVLVQDFAFMGGSLGMAAGDGFIAAAKAALERQVPMIAFTAAGGARMQEGALSLMQMARTTLAINELKDAALPYVVVLTDPTTGGVTASYAMLGDVHLAEPGALIGFAGPRVIEQTIRETLPPGFQRSEYLVEKGMVDRVTHRKDLPEVLGSILGTLMMGRNRKAA
- the trpB gene encoding tryptophan synthase subunit beta — protein: MNAPNKPNDWSAYPDAKGRFGDYGGLYVAETLMPLVLELDRAYTEAKNDPSFQKELKGYLTHYVGRPSPLYFAERLSKHLGGAKIYFKREELNHTGAHKINNCMGQILLAQRMGKTRIIAETGAGQHGVASATVTARFGLPCVVYMGAVDVARQKPNVFRMNLLGAEVRPVTSGAATLKDAMNEAMRDWVTNVHDTYYMIGTAAGPHPYPAMVRDFQAVIGSETREQIQEAEGRLPDAVVACVGGGSNAIGMFHPFLADESVKIYGVEASGHGLETDKHAASLTGGRPGVLHGNKTYLLQDDDGQILDAHSISAGLDYPGIGPEHSFLHDIGRAQYLTCTDDEALKAFQLCAELEGIIPALESAHALAKLPQLAKEIGEGGVIVLCLSGRGDKDIFTVADALGRTI
- the trpA gene encoding tryptophan synthase subunit alpha, with translation MTKDRIDRRFAALKAGGRAAFVAYVMAGDPDAATALEIVKGLPAAGADIIELGFPFSDPMAEGPTIQRASQRALAQKMTLNGTLDIVRAFREGDQDTPIILMGYLNPLVNRGFETFAKQANEAGVDGLIVVDCPPEEADPLSDALEAEGLALIRLASPTTDDKRLPAVIRRTSGFVYYVSVAGVTGVKEADADAVAPAVERIRKASGLPVAVGFGIRTAERAAEVARVADAAVVGSALVDEIESAARLNENVTDKVLLKASELAKAVRSARVGTK